tgcaaataaaggaagatgctatttacacaccagtgcaaatagtggcaaatattatttgcaccTCAAACCTGGTACAAATTTGCATGcctgatttaaaaacaatttgtatTTTCTCTCCTCGTGGCAAAGGCGGAAATCGTGAGGGTTGTCCctccctaaaatatcattaaaatatgtgtattgtaaataatataatgatatattcttaaaataattgtttaagaaataaaataatacaaatgcaaacggggcaacaacaaaaaaaaccctggtgtccccttcaaacattgctcttgagaattgttatgtttattgtcccccccaacattttgatgacattttcgcccctgccTCCTGGTGATATAGTgacctcagttgcctctgcgtctgaggcagtcagtccgtgcatcttatcacgtggcttgttgagcgcgatacgaggagacctagcgcgtgtggagattcatgctattctccgaaacatccacgcacaactcaccatacaccctaccaagagtgagaaccacattatggtgaccacgagcaggttaccccatgtgactctaccccctctagcaaccggtccaatttggttgcttaggagacctggctggagtcactcagctagCCCTGTagtcgaactcacgactccagatgtggtagtcagtgtctttactcgccgagctacccaggcccctgcacCCTTGATTAAATACAAACAGTATCGCATCAATGCAgcgtgttttattgtgtttattcagagtcccacagacacattacactaaacctaaccctaatcttcctttacaaaaattaaccatggttttactacagtaaccatagtatcactatggtactttgttttaaaatcatagtaaccaaaatataaacatggttgctatataaaaaaaacatatttctgtaGAAGTAACACATTGTTAATTGCATCAAATCTATGgattctgccaaaaaacatggttacttcaatattactatagtaaagctACCATTATATTCATTTCTATgttttattataagtagtattaaagaaattatttagagAGGAGACAGGAAACAAAATGGGGACAAACGGCGAATCGAACCTGGGTCAAAAAAGCTCAGAGCGcacgaagtgtccaacattccacactccgttttgCCACTTGAAGAATTAAGTGCATCATCTGGGTACTTGTAGTACAattctttttgctgcattttcagtgtaaccgcactacttacactacaaagttgcgtagaatagtgcagaagtgtgcttCTACAGTCACCAGCGTTACGCCCCACACCACTGAAGTGACACTTACAATGCAGTTTATCGTAAATTTCTGTTTCTAATAGACAATTGGAGAGCAAATAGGCACGCTATGTTGCAGGTGTTATTTACACCTGGGTGCAAATAGTcaatctgtatttttatttttacttagcttctaaatattttcaatattgtTTAAGCCTGCTTTAATGGAAATTAATATGCCATagattttaaatgaatgattagCCCTAAGTTAAAgctgcactcagtcattttttcctcatgaaaaaaagttaaactcctaaagacatgaattgcaattttgcaatatatgtaggaaatcataaGCACTCACAttgaaatgaagactccagtcaaatcAATGATCTTATTACAGCTCTTTTATTCTAAATGGAgggggtctgcacatgggggctgccatgttagaatcacatgaccagccgaatacaactcgcttaatctcagtagccATCCTGTTGTTGGACACTTTTACTcaatgattaaagtaatcatggctgactgtgaaaatTAACAatagcatctgaaactgaaaactatttattttaaatgatgctgcatccaagctgctagatgtcactgtaaatccaaaatgacacaaagacaaagttactgagtgcaactttaagaaAGTGTGTTTACCTTGTATTGACATTCCAGTTTCACTCTAATTGAAACAGGTTCTGTAACCTGCAAACATCTGAGATCTTTCCATGGATAGATCCACAGTAGCCGAACAGGTGGAGAATGTGGAGCGTAACGTATCTTTCTTGCAGCAGGAACACAGGATCCTTCTAACCGGTCTATGCCTTGAGATACGCAGCTTGAAGAAAAGATGCAATGGTCTGTTGATGCTTAGATATTACAAATCTCACTCAATCTCATTGAATGGTTAATCAATGatatattataatcatacaaCTCATACAATATTATCTTTGCCAACCACTCTGAATGTGTAGTTATTTCATCAAAACTGTAGTACCAGTAATCCCGGTATTGGATATAGGTTTACTCAGATAAGGCTAGTAAGCAAttatttcacactaaaatcatgttaacacgtgattttagtgtgttataatgtttacgtcttgtggctatactttgaaacagtgtgtattttggtgcctatgaactggccccattcacttccattgtaaatgccttaatgtaatcataatttttgtttctttaaatgaATGAGGGGcgagtccaaataatttttgtggtaatcaaaataattccacaaatgttgattgaacttaatttgtattgaaccaggaactcCTGGGAACAATCAAGGGAGGCACAATGAGGAAAGACATTACTGTAGATGCACTTCAAAATCAAAGAAATACAAGACAGAGAACAGATAGCACatgaaaaagcaaaacaaacgATACCCAGTAACAAGTTGCAATCTGTTTGTATGTCTCTACAGACCTGAGTTGTTATCTGAGTGAAAGGTCACCTGTAAGAAGCCGAGAAGGTGAGTTTCAAATTCCAGAagtgtccatttaaaaaaaaaatatattagttaCATATAAACGTTAAGCTTTCCATCTACATGTTATTACAGATATTGCGCTAGAGGAAGAGTTGCTGCAGGAACGATTATTGGAGACAGAGCAGCATCTGGCTGAGCAAGAGAGTGCACTGGTGGAGCTGCGGGGAGAGCTACGGAAAAAGGGGGCTCTAGCGAGCGCACTTCAGGTTCGACTTAGAGATGAGGAGCGGCGATTCCTGGAGGAGCTGAAGCGGCGCAGTCATAAGATTATGACACTGAGTCGTGACCTCCGCAAGCAGACTGATGTGGCCGCTCAACTCTCCTTCCAACTGCATTCTGCACAATTTCGTCTC
The Xyrauchen texanus isolate HMW12.3.18 chromosome 34, RBS_HiC_50CHRs, whole genome shotgun sequence DNA segment above includes these coding regions:
- the LOC127627311 gene encoding coiled-coil domain-containing protein 92-like, producing the protein MDRSTVAEQVENVERNVSFLQQEHRILLTGLCLEIRSLKKRCNDLSCYLSERSPVRSREDIALEEELLQERLLETEQHLAEQESALVELRGELRKKGALASALQVRLRDEERRFLEELKRRSHKIMTLSRDLRKQTDVAAQLSFQLHSAQFRLYHQTENNEEEEEEEEDEGGAIQESDWTASSPWASPVAAESSRQSRASGRMRRSEKVRECIPRERVLGPEEPRPMPDPALFLYPFRHRLLPLHRSLGGRWREGGLSETQIGRFRDRPLREDIGAETTEL